A stretch of Desulfobacter hydrogenophilus DNA encodes these proteins:
- a CDS encoding heavy metal translocating P-type ATPase gives MTINTQIFDIKGMTCAACVKRVEDAIADVKGIKSATVNLATERVRITFSNNELDLSDLFHVVETAGYKLVEAGKKESQDNKNIELKQQFFSLAVSIGFAIPLVLIAMLEMIGIALPDFISPMHSPKTFAVSQLLLTIPIIFCGLHFYVKGFPALFRGHPNMDSLIAIGTTSAIVYSAFNTVLILTGRTDLVMNLYYETAGVIIALIKVGKYMEAVSKGKTSGAIKKLMGLQPKTAILVKGGKESIVPIEQVVSGDVLLAKPGEKIAVDGTVLEGRTSVDESMLTGESIPVDKTAGDTVTGASMNQTGTIRYRADRVGKETALAQIIQLVEEAQGSKAPIARMADTIAGYFVPIVMGIALISSGAWFIGGAEITFALKIFIAVLVIACPCALGLATPTAIMVGTGRGASLGILIKGGQPLEIASRVKTIVFDKTGTITEGKPKVTDVIAFNGFGKNEVLQFSASAEKGSEHSLGTAIVKEYEKLDMPFHQLNDFTAVAGRGIRAKVNDRNLMLGNIEFMTENNISVNDIPQVDILSMDGKTVMYLAFDEKLAGIIAVADIVKSDSADAIAKLHKMGIKTVMLTGDNKLTAAAIAKQVKIDEVVSQVMPGEKAEQVKQLQADGSFVAMVGDGINDAPALAQSDIGFAIGSGTDVAMESAGIVLMRNSLSGVVTAIELSRATLRNIKQNLFWAFAYNTAGIPLAAGVFYLFGGPVLNPMFAAAAMAMSSVSVVTNALRLRYFKSDEGIQYPDQNIKSEKKGTEMKTKINIDGMSCMHCVKNVTEKLNGVEGIFSTTVNLEEKHAIVDSNSPLDEALVTQVITDAGYKVMGIEAQPSDSNS, from the coding sequence ATGACTATTAATACCCAAATATTTGATATCAAAGGAATGACCTGCGCAGCATGTGTAAAAAGAGTAGAAGATGCCATTGCCGATGTGAAGGGGATAAAATCGGCAACAGTTAATTTAGCAACTGAAAGAGTCCGTATAACTTTTTCAAATAATGAACTGGATCTTTCTGATCTTTTCCACGTGGTTGAAACAGCAGGTTACAAACTTGTGGAAGCCGGTAAAAAAGAGTCTCAAGATAATAAAAACATAGAACTTAAACAGCAATTTTTCAGCCTTGCTGTTTCCATAGGTTTTGCGATTCCATTGGTTCTTATTGCTATGCTTGAGATGATTGGAATTGCTCTTCCGGACTTCATCAGTCCGATGCACAGTCCGAAAACTTTTGCTGTGAGTCAACTATTGCTTACAATTCCCATAATTTTCTGCGGTCTCCATTTTTATGTTAAGGGGTTTCCTGCGCTTTTCAGGGGACATCCCAATATGGATTCTCTGATCGCCATAGGTACAACCTCAGCTATCGTTTACAGTGCTTTTAATACTGTCTTGATACTGACAGGCAGGACCGATCTTGTGATGAACCTGTATTATGAAACTGCCGGGGTGATCATCGCATTAATCAAGGTTGGAAAATATATGGAGGCTGTCAGCAAAGGTAAAACATCAGGCGCAATAAAAAAACTGATGGGATTGCAGCCTAAAACAGCTATCCTTGTGAAAGGGGGTAAGGAATCCATTGTCCCGATTGAGCAAGTTGTTTCAGGTGATGTGCTCCTGGCAAAGCCTGGAGAAAAAATAGCTGTGGACGGCACTGTCCTTGAGGGACGCACATCGGTCGATGAATCCATGTTGACAGGGGAAAGTATCCCGGTTGACAAAACAGCTGGAGATACAGTTACAGGTGCCAGCATGAATCAGACCGGAACTATTCGTTATCGCGCAGATCGAGTCGGCAAAGAAACAGCGCTTGCCCAAATCATTCAGCTAGTTGAGGAGGCCCAGGGTAGTAAGGCACCTATTGCAAGAATGGCTGATACCATTGCCGGCTATTTTGTTCCGATTGTTATGGGTATCGCCCTGATTTCCAGTGGTGCCTGGTTTATCGGTGGTGCAGAAATAACCTTTGCATTGAAAATTTTTATTGCAGTACTCGTGATTGCCTGCCCCTGCGCTCTGGGACTTGCGACGCCGACGGCAATTATGGTCGGTACAGGACGGGGGGCTTCTCTGGGTATTTTGATCAAGGGTGGTCAACCTTTGGAAATCGCCAGCCGGGTTAAAACCATTGTGTTTGATAAAACCGGCACCATCACAGAGGGTAAACCAAAGGTGACCGATGTTATCGCATTTAACGGTTTTGGAAAAAATGAAGTTTTACAGTTTTCAGCATCAGCAGAAAAAGGATCTGAACATTCGTTAGGTACCGCCATTGTAAAAGAATATGAAAAGCTGGATATGCCCTTTCATCAGCTGAACGATTTTACCGCAGTGGCAGGAAGGGGTATTCGGGCAAAAGTAAATGATAGAAACCTGATGCTTGGTAATATTGAATTCATGACTGAAAACAATATTTCTGTAAACGATATCCCGCAAGTCGACATCTTATCTATGGACGGTAAAACAGTTATGTATTTGGCATTTGATGAAAAATTAGCCGGTATCATTGCGGTTGCAGATATCGTAAAATCCGATTCAGCGGATGCCATTGCAAAACTTCATAAGATGGGCATTAAAACTGTAATGCTGACTGGCGACAATAAACTAACGGCTGCTGCCATAGCAAAACAGGTGAAAATAGATGAAGTCGTATCCCAGGTTATGCCTGGCGAAAAAGCGGAGCAAGTTAAACAACTTCAAGCTGATGGCTCGTTTGTGGCTATGGTTGGAGATGGTATAAACGACGCCCCTGCATTGGCTCAATCAGATATTGGATTCGCAATTGGATCCGGAACCGATGTGGCTATGGAATCCGCAGGTATTGTTTTAATGCGCAATAGCCTGAGTGGTGTTGTGACAGCAATAGAACTGAGTCGGGCTACCTTACGAAATATAAAACAGAATTTGTTTTGGGCATTTGCCTACAATACTGCGGGGATTCCCTTGGCAGCAGGCGTTTTCTATTTATTTGGAGGACCGGTGTTGAACCCGATGTTTGCTGCCGCAGCCATGGCAATGAGTTCTGTATCAGTTGTAACCAATGCGTTGAGATTAAGATATTTTAAATCTGATGAAGGAATACAGTATCCTGATCAAAATATAAAATCTGAAAAAAAGGGGACGGAAATGAAAACAAAAATCAACATTGATGGTATGAGCTGTATGCATTGTGTAAAAAACGTAACAGAAAAACTTAATGGTGTTGAGGGCATTTTTTCAACAACGGTTAATCTTGAAGAAAAGCATGCGATTGTGGACTCAAATTCTCCCTTGGACGAGGCGCTTGTCACCCAGGTGATAACTGATGCGGGTTACAAAGTCATGGGAATTGAAGCACAACCGTCTGATTCTAATTCTTAA